In Halichondria panicea chromosome 17, odHalPani1.1, whole genome shotgun sequence, a single window of DNA contains:
- the LOC135351181 gene encoding TATA-binding protein-associated factor 172-like, which produces MATRLERLWVLLDSGTSPLTRKAAAEQIGAVQKLHPHELHNLLKKVCSYLYSKSWETRVAAGQAVEAIAKNVKKWSPAKPEESCDGGETSPTPPDCEDWMTFDSFNIEQVLTHGTTLLSSTGEEFYTLDNDPEYLKMSPQERLSFHRTQLRQRLGLVAQGKVFSTGMEQLFEDTDLLPGTSGGRIETVPNRKNSGEVQELSALQLAGMSARERNRAKRKAKQMARRSSRDTDALDKSDMDPPTSKKPRTTSVLVEQAGQADKVLIDQVANMDSIFEESEEWPFTWFCVEMFRNLFNPAWEIRHGAATGLREIIKHHGDTAGISAHTSSDKRETENQQWLEDAAIRMVCVFALDRFADFVSDQVVAPVRATCAQALGMIVRQMRDSSVQRTVELLLQLVAQEQWEVRHASLMGVQHLLAARSDLCGPLLPSLSPCILRGLQDVDDDVRAVAAGSLLPVADKLHLVLPDKMSELVRILWDALLDLDDLSASTNSIMELLSTILSRDTPTSDNHAPLLELDSLPTLIPRLWPFLSHLITSVRTSSLRALLTILNYSRTSGDGVKGRVWLHGILDGMLSQLFQRLVLEKDKKARELAYQVWEAVVSGSAHQDLANALSPLIFPFLCLLVSPSSTPIDPAHLTRPSPGAQVPSNRYLGGCHGIESPTEKEQAAFMARVAGTKALGLLAAKLSSDGGSLLSAEPGEGLSPTLHQLIGSLQQLLSRNVATYKMVVSLVIAEWTGCPKEQFLSALNSSLSEQGGYEEITPFILALQKDCHSLIVAFDKKGVDAARDVTPSGYTAEFAAQLATTTFDSTLPSFNLTTAEAQEFESLRRCVLSSVGQLQEEHVRLATRVNSCLAGALVSLDSLPTKLNPVIRPFMDTIKTERDSTIQQLSGRWLSQLLDACKGRSPSPNNKIIKNLCSFICCDPQHTPVVSGNGGQSNKSGSSSPTEEVVVRWEWNVGIISLISQPDQGSSRQPQARGRPSAVVKEAMAAANSEEQRKPLLIQRHGAESALTSMAGHFASSLFASLPQLWSTITQPLEALVTLQQGNDDGTVLTDLLSSLVQQAVHSLQVLETLAPAIDPALSPRLLGLLSNPLLSCVTSEFTAVRHMAARCVAILSKVDLHVSLQFVIDQVLPFLGSSQSIIHREGAIETIAFILERVGLGVLCYVVLLLMPVLARMSDQEDSVRMMASRCFAMLVNLMPLESGTASPSEMPPSLVERRLQERVFLEQLLDTTKLDNYVVPVPIKADLRKYQQDGINWLAFLNKYNLHGILGDDMGLGKTLQSLCIIAGDDHYRAKQYKSTGHADSAPLPSLVVCPPTLMGHWYYEVTKFCDPADLRPLQYTGPPSTRSRLQSLVPKHNLLIASYDIVRNDIDYFRSVNWNYCVLDEGHIIKNTKTKITKAVKLLRANHRLILSGTPIQNNVLELWSLFDFLMPGFLGSERQFYTRYGRPIVLSREAKSSSKEQEAGVLAMEALHRQVLPFMLRRIKEDVLQDLPPKIIQDYQCDLSPLQAQLYEDFAHTRAKHDVDESITGEEKRSSSDQPPTHIFQALQYLRKVCNHPSLVVTPDHPLYNKVQDHLAQTSTTIRDIRHSAKLQALKQLLLDCGIGEDGDDEGAAVGQHRALLFCQYKSMLDIIEKDLLKVHLPSVTYLRLDGSVPAGNRHSIVQKFNDDPSIDVLLLTTHVGGLGLNLTGADTVIFFEHDWNPMKDLQAMDRAHRIGQKKVVNVYRLITRGTVEEKIMSLQKFKLNIANTVLTQENSSLTSMNTSDLLDLFQLSEPTEPKGNKESNKESGGMRSVMENLPELWSDDQYKNEYDLTSFVKSLASPTL; this is translated from the exons ATGGCGACAAG GCTAGAGCGGCTCTGGGTGTTACTAGACAGTGGCACTTCTCCTCTAACTAGAAAGGCAGCTGCTGAGCAGATTGGAGCGGTTCAGAAACTTCATCCTCACGAGTTACACAACCTACTGAAAAAA GTGTGTAGCTACCTGTACAGCAAGTCGTGGGAGACAAGAGTTGCGGCTGGGCAAGCCGTTGAAGCGATAGCAAAGAATGTGAAGAAGTGGTCACCTGCTAAACCTGAGGAGAGTTGCGATGGAGGTGAGACGTCCCCAACCCCCCCAGACTGTGAAGACTGGATGACCTTTGACTCCTTCAATATAGAACAG GTGCTGACCCATGGCACCACCCTCCTGTCCTCTACTGGAGAAGAGTTCTACACTCTGGACAATGACCCTGAGTACTTGAAGATGTCTCCTCAG GAGCGTCTTTCGTTTCATCGGACCCAGCTGAGACAACGTCTGGGACTGGTAGCTCAAGGTAAGGTGTTCTCGACCGGAATGGAGCAGCTGTTTGAGGATACAGACCTCCTACCTGGGACCAGCGGGGGCCGGATAGAGACTGTCCCAAATAGGAAGAAT TCTGGAGAGGTGCAAGAGTTGAGTGCTCTACAGCTGGCAGGGATGAGCGCTCGGGAGAGGAACAGAGCCAAGAGGAAGGCTAAGCAGATGGCACGACGGTCGTCACGAGATACCGACGCTCTGGACAAAAG TGATATGGACCCCCCGACCAGCAAGAAGCCTCGTACCACGAGTGTGCTGGTGGAGCAAGCTGGTCAGGCTGACAAGGTGCTCATTGACCAAGTGGCAAACATGGACTCCATCTTTGAGGAG TCTGAGGAGTGGCCATTCACTTGGTTCTGTGTGGAGATGTTTAGGAACCTCTTCAATCCTGCTTGGGAG ATTCGTCATGGAGCAGCGACTGGACTGAGAGAAATCATCAAACACCATGGAGACACTGCAGGGATCTCTGCACACACTAGCAGTGACAAG CGTGAGACTGAGAACCAGCAATGGCTGGAAGACGCTGCCATAaggatggtgtgtgtgtttgctctTGACAGATTTGCCGACTTTGTCTCAGATCAG GTGGTTGCTCCAGTGAGGGCCACTTGTGCTCAGGCCCTGGGTATGATAGTGCGTCAGATGAGAGACTCCTCTGTGCAGCGTACCGTGGAGCTACTGTTGCAGCTGGTGGCACAAGAGCAGTGGGAAGTGAGGCATGCCAGTCTCATGGGGGTACAGCATCTGCTCGCCGCTAGATCT GACCTGTGTGGTCCCCTCCTCCCCTCCCTGTCCCCCTGCATCCTCCGAGGGCTACAGGACGTGGACGATGACGTGAGAGCAGTGGCTGCCGGCTCACTACTACCAGTGGCAGACAAGCTACACCTCGTACTACCAGACAAG ATGAGTGAACTGGTACGGATCTTATGGGATGCTCTTCTTGACCTTGACGACCTCTCTGCCTCCACCAACAGTATCATGGAGCTCCTGTCCACCATCCTCTCTCGAGACACGCCCACTAGTGACAACCACGCCCCCCTCCTAGAGTTGGACAGTCTGCCCACGCTCATACCGAGACTGTGGCCGTTTTTGTCCCACCTCATAACCTCTGTCAGAACGTCTAGTTTAAGGGCTCTTCTGACAATTTTAAATTATAGTCGGACGTCCGGAGATGGGGTCAAGGGTCGTGTGTGGCTGCACGGGATTCTGGATGGTATGCTGAGTCAGCTGTTTCAACGACTAGTGCTGGAGAAGGACAAAAAAGCAAGGGAACTGGCTTATCAG GTGTGGGAGGCGGTggtgtcaggctccgcccaccAGGATCTAGCCAACGCACTCTCTCCCCTCATCTTCCCGTTCCTCTGTCTCCTAGTCTCACCAAGCTCCACCCCCATCGACCCTGCACACCTTACACGACCCTCACCAGGAGCACAG GTACCCTCCAACCGCTACCTGGGTGGTTGCCATGGTATCGAGTCCCCCACTGAGAAGGAGCAAGCTGCTTTCATGGCGAGAGTAGCGGGAACGAA GGCTCTTGGTCTGCTTGCTGCAAAGCTGAGCTCTGATGGGGGTAGCCTCCTCTCAGCGGAACCAGGGGAGGGACTTTCCCCGACTCTCCACCAACTGATTGGCAGTCTCCAACAGTTACTCTCGAGGAACGTGGCCACTTACAAGATGGTGGTATCGCTGGTGATAGCTGAGTGGACGGGCTGTCCCAAGGAGCAGTTCCTGTCGGCTCTAAACTCCTCCCTCTCCGAACAGGGTGGCTATGAAGAGATCACTCCATTCATACTGGCACTGCAGAAAGATTGTCAC TCATTGATTGTGGCATTTGACAAGAAGGGAGTGGATGCAGCCAGGGACGTCACACCAAG TGGGTACACTGCCGAGTTTGCTGCTCAACTGGCCACCACCACTTTTGACTCCACCCTCCCCTCTTTCAACCTAACAACTGCTGAAGCACAG GAGTTTGAGTCGCTACGTCGCTGTGTCCTCTCGAGTGTAGGCCAGCTACAAGAGGAGCACGTGCGATTGGCCACTAGAGTCAACTCTTGTCTGGCAGGGGCTCTAGTCTCGCTGGACAGTCTCCCGACAAAGTTGAACCCTGTCATCCGCCCCTTCATGGACACCATCAAGACTGAGAGAGACTCCACCATACAG CAACTCTCTGGCAGGTGGTTGAGTCAGCTATTGGACGCTTGCAAAGGTCGCTCCCCCTCTCCTAACAACAAGATTATAAAGAACCTTTGCTCTTTCATCTGCTGTGACCCACAGCACACTCCTGTGGTATCGGGTAATGGTGGTCAAAGCAACAAGTCAGGATCGTCCAGTCCGACAGAGGAGGTGGTGGTCCGTTGGGAGTGGAACGTCGGCATTATCAGTTTAATCTCACAACCTGACCAG ggcTCCAGTAGACAACCTCAGGCGCGTGGTCGTCCATCAGCTGTTGTGAAGGAAGCAATGGCAGCTGCTAACAGCGAAGAACAACGAAAG CCGTTGTTGATTCAGCGACATGGTGCCGAGTCAGCACTCACGTCAATGGCGGGCCACTTTGCCTCGTCTTTGTTTGCCTCCCTCCCTCAACTGTGGAGCACCATCACTCAACCACTAGAGGCCCTGGTCACACTACAACAGGGCAATGACGATGGTACAG TTCTCACAGATTTGCTGAGCTCGTTAGTCCAACAAGCAGTACACAGTCTGCAGGTGCTGGAGACGTTAGCCCCAGCTATAGACCCTGCCCTCTCCCCACGTCTCCTAGGTCTCCTCTCTAACCCCCTATTGTCCTGTGTGACCTCTGAGTTCACTGCCGTCAGGCACATGGCAGCTAGATGTGTTGCAATTCTCTCTAAG GTTGACCTCCATGTAAGCTTGCAGTTTGTCATTGACCAAGTGCTGCCATTCCTGGGGAGCTCTCAGTCTATTATCCATCGGGAGGGAGCCATAGAAACCATTGCCT TCATCCTTGAGCGTGTGGGTCTGGGGGTGCTCTGTTACGTGGTGCTGCTCCTCATGCCTGTTCTGGCACGGATGAGCGATCAAGAGGACAGTGTGAGAATGATGGCCTCTCGTTGCTTTGCCATGCTCGTCAACCTCATGCCCCTCGAG TCTGGTACGGCCAGCCCCAGTGAGATGCCACCTTCCCTCGTGGAGCGGAGACTGCAGGAGAGAGTGTTTCTGGAGCAGCTGTTGGACACTACCAAACTGGACAATTACGTTGTTCCCGTGCCAATAAAGGCTGACCTCAGAAAGTACCAACAG gaTGGTATCAATTGGCTGGCCTTTCTCAACAAGTACAACCTCCATGGCATCCTAGGGGACG ACATGGGTTTGGGTAAGACCCTCCAGAGTCTGTGCATCATTGCAGGAGATGATCATTACCGGGCCAAACAGTACAAG TCTACGGGTCATGCTGACTCCGCCCCTCTCCCCTCGCTGGTAGTGTGCCCGCCCACGCTCATGGGGCACTGGTACTATGAGGTGACCAAGTTCTGTGACCCTGCTGACCTCCGCCCACTCCAGTACACTGGACCACCAAGCACAAGATCAAG ACTGCAGAGCCTTGTTCCCAAGCACAACCTGCTCATTGCCTCCTACGACATTGTCAGGAATGACATCGACTACTTCAG GTCAGTGAACTGGAACTACTGTGTGCTGGATGAAGGGCACATCATCAAGAATACTAAAACCAAG ATCACCAAAGCTGTCAAACTGCTGAGAGCCAACCACCGGCTGATCCTGTCTGGCACACCCATTCAG AACAATGTCCTTGAGTTGTGGTCTCTGTTTGACTTCCTCATGCCCGGCTTTCTTGGCTCTGAGCGTCAGTTCTACACTCGCTATGGCCGACCCATCGTCCTCAGCAGAGAGGCAAAGTCGTCCTCAAAGGAGCAGGAGgcgg gagTCCTTGCGATGGAGGCTCTGCATCGTCAGGTCCTCCCCTTTATGCTGAGGAGGATCAAGGAAGACGTGCTGCAAGACCTGCCACCAAAGATCATCCAAGATTACCAGTGCGACCTCAGCCCACTGCAA GCTCAACTGTACGAGGATTTCGCccacacgagggctaaacacGATGTGGACGAGAGCATCACCGGAGAAGAGAAGAGGAGCTCTAGTGACCAACCACCAACTCACATCTTCCAG GCCCTCCAATACCTTCGTAAGGTATGCAACCATCCGTCGCTAGTGGTAACACCGGACCACCCCCTCTATAACAAAGTGCAAGACCACCTCGCTCAGACCTCAACCACCATCAGGGATATACGTCACTCAGCAAAACTACAGGCACTAAA acaGCTGCTACTGGACTGTGGTATTGGTGAGGACGGTGATGATGAGGGGGCGGCAGTGGGTCAGCACAGGGCACTCCTATTCTGTCAGTACAAGAGCATGCTCGACATCATTGAGAAAGACCTCCTCAA GGTGCACTTACCTAGTGTGACGTACCTCCGCCTGGACGGCTCTGTACCAGCTGGCAATCGACACTCTATTGTACAGAA GTTTAACGATGACCCCTCCATTGATGTTCTCCTCCTAACAACCCACGTGGGGGGTCTGGGACTCAACCTCACTGGAGCAGACACTGTCATATTTTTCGAGCATGACTGGAACCCCATGAAAGATCTGCAG GCGATGGACCGTGCTCATCGTATTGGACAGAAGAAGGTGGTCAATGTCTACCGACTCATCACTAGGGGCACTGTGGAGGAGAAAATCATGAG cttgcaGAAGTTCAAGCTCAACATTGCCAATACAGTTTTGACTCAGGAAAACTCCAGCCTCACTTCAATGAACACCTCTGACCTCCTTGACCTCTTCCAACTCTCGGAACCAACTGAACCAAAG GGTAACAAAGAAAGCAATAAAGAGTCGGGTGGTATGCGTAGCGTGATGGAGAATCTCCCTGAATTATGGAGCGATGACCAGTATAAGAACGAATATGACTTAACCTCGTTTGTGAAATCACTAGCTTCTCCAACTCTATAG
- the LOC135351185 gene encoding uncharacterized protein LOC135351185, with amino-acid sequence MGKGKDTVEDNLLQLAETYPVVVTVAPPYPSLLASSSSSTEATPSNTRHRQISNVLVCSLITLLVMLCFGTPLTLVLTVPAYILADKAEVQTQLNNRRRAIKYRACSIALNMAAIVGGVTLTCALTTSILIHCSEFPGRCTLLNN; translated from the exons atggGGAAAGGAAAAGATACAG TAGAAGATAATCTGCTGCAATTGGCCGAGACATATCCAGTGGTTGTCACAGTAGCCCCCCCATACCCAAGCCTCCTAgccagcagcagcagcagtaCTGAAGCTACACCATCTAACACTAGACACAGACAGATCTCCAACGTGTTAGTGTGCTCTTTAATCACTCTGCTGGTCATGCTTTGCTTCGGGACACCTCTCACGCTCGTGCTGACTGTGCCTGCCTACATACTGGCAGATAAG GCGGAGGTGCAGACACAATTGAATAATAGACGTCGAGCAATCAAGTACCGAGCATGCTCAATAGCACTCAATATGGCCGCCATAGTCGGGGGAGTCACTTTGACCTGTGCACTGACCACCAGCATCCTCATTCACTGCTCCGAGTTTCCAGGGAGATGTACGCTACTAAATAACTGA